In one Arthrobacter jinronghuae genomic region, the following are encoded:
- a CDS encoding minor capsid protein: MSFEIDLLTAVGEYLGAKGAGRWLATGTYKATDVAITIDELPATPDRGIAMSLYDVEDTPGTDSVVGLQLWIRGAKNKTSAKETKDAVFDALHNLQAVTWAGIPIVRIWRQSGANLGTDGNGRQEISQNYYIQLTRTGPNRAD, encoded by the coding sequence ATGTCCTTCGAGATTGACCTCCTCACCGCTGTCGGCGAATACCTCGGGGCCAAGGGTGCCGGCCGGTGGCTCGCCACGGGCACCTACAAGGCCACCGACGTCGCCATCACCATCGACGAACTGCCGGCCACCCCGGACCGCGGCATCGCAATGAGCCTCTACGACGTCGAAGACACCCCCGGCACCGACAGCGTCGTGGGCCTGCAGCTCTGGATCCGCGGCGCCAAGAACAAGACCAGCGCCAAGGAAACCAAAGACGCGGTCTTCGACGCCCTCCACAACCTGCAGGCCGTCACCTGGGCGGGCATCCCCATCGTCCGTATCTGGCGGCAATCCGGGGCGAACCTCGGCACCGACGGCAACGGCCGGCAGGAAATCAGCCAGAACTACTACATCCAGCTCACCCGAACTGGACCCAACCGCGCCGATTAG